The sequence GTCGCAAGCCTTCCGGCCGGCAGCTAGTTGAATGCCACAGTTCGGGCATTCCTTTTGCGGTCCCTCTTGCGGCTCGTCGCTCGACGCCGATCGGTCGGACATGGCGACTCGGCCGTACGCCGGCGAATCGAGCGGGCCATGCCTGCCGATATTGCCGCCGAAGTCGAGAATCAGGCAGTCAGCTTTCCCGCTGGCTGTACGCATGCCGCGGCCGCATATCTGCGCGAATAGGCCAGCGCTCATCGTGGCGCGTAGAACCGCGATGCAGTCGACGCCAGGGGCGTCGAACCCTGTCGTCAGCACGTCGACATTGACAAGCCAGCGAAGTTTGCCCGACTTGAACCGCTCCGTCGCCGTGCTACGCAATAGCTCGGGCGTGTCGCCGGTGATTAGCTCGACGCCTTCGCCGGTGATCGACGCCAGGGACTTCGCGACTAGCTCGGCATGCCTGACGCCAGTACAAAACACCATGCAGCTACGTCGGCCGGCAGCCGCCGCGGCAATTTCCTGGCAAGCCCGTTCGACCTTGCTGGCGTCGCCGGCGAATGCGTCTTCCATTTCGCGCAGGATGAACTCCCCGGCCCTGACGTGTAGCTTCGTCGTGTCGTACGACTCGCGAGCCGGCCGGCTGACCAGCGGCGACAGGAAGCCGTCGGCGATCAGCCGCGGAATATGCGCTTGATAACAGACGTGAGAGAACAGCAGGCCCGGCCCGTACAGCTTGCCGCAATCGGTTCGGAACGCTGTCGCCGTCAAGCCGCCGATCTTTAAGCGGGGATTGATTTCCAGCAGGTCGGCGATGAACTTGCGGTACATGCCTTCGCCGTCGGTCGGCACCAGGTGCGCTTCGTCGATCAGCAGCAGGTTAATCGCGCCGAAGATTTCCGCTTTCTTGTAAACCGACTGAATGCCAGCGCA comes from Planctomycetota bacterium and encodes:
- a CDS encoding DEAD/DEAH box helicase, with product MSYALRWYQQESCDAFWSSLCGQPGNPLIELPTGAGKSIVIAEIARKACQEFNGRVMVSQHRKELIEQNANKIAALLPFGLRCGKYSAGLRRFATDEAVICAGIQSVYKKAEIFGAINLLLIDEAHLVPTDGEGMYRKFIADLLEINPRLKIGGLTATAFRTDCGKLYGPGLLFSHVCYQAHIPRLIADGFLSPLVSRPARESYDTTKLHVRAGEFILREMEDAFAGDASKVERACQEIAAAAAGRRSCMVFCTGVRHAELVAKSLASITGEGVELITGDTPELLRSTATERFKSGKLRWLVNVDVLTTGFDAPGVDCIAVLRATMSAGLFAQICGRGMRTASGKADCLILDFGGNIGRHGPLDSPAYGRVAMSDRSASSDEPQEGPQKECPNCGIQLAAGRKACDCGFKFPPRELKHDDKADGSGQILSAPQTWRVVQIEMAPHFKRSNPDAPPTLRVDYLCQPAGDEGAGNLTEQTISEWVCIEHDPGFAYHKACLWWRAHSRAPMPATVEEAIELWQRGAVATPAEIETVQEGKFHRITAQRIDELPTTWADEVAAVPFDGDSLF